In Curtobacterium sp. TC1, the following proteins share a genomic window:
- a CDS encoding aldehyde dehydrogenase family protein, translating to MRDTLAPLAPLEPFLVDGTWTAPDGAELLDVLDPATEALLTRVPQAGPADVDAAVAAARRAHEDRRWSGMSPHDRSRILNRVADLIEERLEELAVLETRDNGKPIERSRADTATSARVFRYYAGAPSRLTGTVVPVDGGAHHVYTTLEPVGVAALILPWNFPIMTGAFKLAPALAAGCTVVVKPAEQTPLTMLRVAAICEEAGVPAGVVNVLTGDGRVGAALTAHPGVDKVSFTGSTEVGRKVMTAASADFKRLTLELGGKSPNIVFEDADLDAVVLTAMRASFGHSGQMCTAGSRLLVQRSVLDEVTERLVAAVRKVPVGDGLDGGITVGPLVSEEQRQQVLGYIEQGKAEGATVAVGGGVPERPGYYVEPTLFTGVSNTMTIAREEIFGPVVGVIPFDDEDEAIAIANDQTYGLAAGVWTRDLSRAHRMGQRLHAGTVWVNTYNLFDPALSFGGVGESGLGRDLGEEALRAFCESKSVVIAL from the coding sequence ATGAGAGACACGCTCGCACCCCTGGCCCCGCTCGAGCCGTTCCTCGTCGACGGCACCTGGACCGCACCCGACGGCGCCGAACTCCTCGACGTGCTCGACCCCGCCACCGAGGCGCTGCTCACCCGGGTACCGCAGGCCGGTCCCGCCGACGTCGACGCCGCCGTGGCCGCCGCGCGCCGGGCACACGAGGACCGCCGGTGGAGCGGGATGAGCCCGCACGACCGCAGCCGCATCCTGAACCGGGTCGCGGACCTGATCGAGGAGCGGCTCGAGGAACTCGCCGTGCTCGAGACCCGCGACAACGGCAAGCCGATCGAGCGCTCCCGTGCCGACACCGCGACCTCGGCCCGGGTGTTCCGCTACTACGCCGGCGCTCCCTCGCGCCTGACCGGCACGGTCGTCCCGGTCGACGGCGGAGCGCACCACGTGTACACGACCCTCGAACCGGTCGGCGTCGCGGCGCTCATCCTGCCCTGGAACTTCCCGATCATGACCGGCGCGTTCAAGCTCGCACCGGCGCTCGCCGCGGGCTGCACGGTGGTCGTCAAGCCGGCCGAGCAGACCCCGCTCACGATGCTCCGCGTCGCGGCGATCTGCGAGGAAGCCGGTGTGCCCGCCGGCGTCGTCAACGTCCTGACCGGTGACGGCCGGGTCGGTGCCGCCCTCACCGCGCACCCCGGTGTCGACAAGGTCTCGTTCACCGGCAGCACCGAGGTCGGCCGCAAGGTGATGACCGCCGCGAGTGCGGACTTCAAGCGCCTGACCCTCGAGCTCGGCGGCAAGAGCCCGAACATCGTGTTCGAGGACGCCGACCTCGACGCCGTCGTCCTCACCGCCATGCGTGCGTCGTTCGGGCACTCCGGCCAGATGTGCACCGCGGGCAGCCGCCTGCTCGTGCAGCGGTCGGTCCTCGACGAGGTCACCGAGCGCCTGGTCGCCGCCGTCCGGAAGGTCCCCGTCGGCGACGGGCTCGACGGCGGGATCACCGTCGGACCGCTCGTGTCCGAGGAGCAGCGGCAGCAGGTGCTCGGGTACATCGAGCAGGGCAAGGCCGAGGGGGCGACGGTCGCGGTCGGCGGCGGCGTGCCCGAGCGCCCGGGCTACTACGTCGAGCCGACGCTCTTCACCGGCGTCTCGAACACGATGACCATCGCGCGCGAGGAGATCTTCGGGCCCGTCGTCGGCGTCATCCCCTTCGACGACGAGGACGAGGCGATCGCCATCGCGAACGACCAGACGTACGGCCTCGCCGCCGGGGTCTGGACCCGCGACCTGTCCCGCGCCCACCGGATGGGCCAGCGGCTGCACGCCGGCACCGTGTGGGTGAACACCTACAACCTGTTCGACCCGGCGCTGTCCTTCGGCGGGGTCGGGGAGTCCGGCCTCGGCCGCGACCTCGGCGAAGAGGCCCTGCGCGCGTTCTGCGAGTCGAAGAGCGTCGTCATCGCGCTCTGA
- a CDS encoding MFS transporter, translated as MRPLAETGTRGTSFWLLVVASTAGYVVNGASTPVVPRLATDQLGADPAVGGLLVSLAGFVAIGVMPLAGILSDRLGPRRVLLGAGLLAAAGLGIVLVALSIPSLAVSRLVFGAGNAATATALTAWVVAEVPVTQRSRALGLFGLAVWIGLALGPVVGENLYQSAGHRTVWVVAIGIQLAGLGVALLTQGGSAPVHRSPARPAGAGLAAVLRAVVRPGAAGLVAWAAEGFMIAFLIQHLVGQGVGAQGLTGAANVFTVFAASVVGVRLLLGGLPDRIGPVRTARGALVVLAAGLVVLAVAHDFPTAAAGAVLVGAGYSPLFPTLTILSTRTLDDRTRATGVGVFSAVTSAGYAVGSLVGGVLVSAVGSGWALVVLAALQLAAVPALGRHDGGGTGRDLRAR; from the coding sequence GTGAGACCGCTCGCCGAGACCGGCACGCGGGGGACCTCGTTCTGGCTCCTCGTCGTGGCGTCGACCGCCGGCTACGTCGTCAACGGCGCGAGCACCCCGGTCGTGCCACGCCTGGCGACGGACCAGCTCGGCGCCGACCCGGCCGTCGGTGGACTGCTCGTGTCGCTCGCGGGGTTCGTGGCGATCGGGGTGATGCCGCTGGCCGGCATCCTGAGCGACCGGCTCGGACCACGACGTGTCCTCCTCGGTGCCGGGTTGCTGGCGGCGGCCGGACTCGGCATCGTCCTCGTCGCGCTGAGCATCCCGAGCCTCGCGGTCAGCCGGCTCGTCTTCGGCGCCGGCAACGCGGCCACCGCCACCGCCCTGACGGCCTGGGTCGTCGCCGAGGTCCCGGTGACCCAGCGGAGCCGCGCACTCGGCCTGTTCGGGCTCGCCGTCTGGATCGGTCTCGCCCTGGGGCCCGTGGTCGGCGAGAACCTGTACCAGTCGGCCGGACACCGCACCGTGTGGGTCGTCGCGATCGGCATCCAGCTCGCCGGACTCGGAGTGGCGCTGCTCACGCAGGGCGGATCGGCTCCGGTGCACCGCAGCCCGGCACGACCGGCCGGTGCGGGGCTCGCGGCGGTGCTGCGGGCCGTCGTGCGACCGGGTGCGGCGGGACTCGTGGCCTGGGCGGCCGAGGGCTTCATGATCGCGTTCCTCATCCAGCACCTGGTCGGGCAGGGCGTCGGCGCGCAGGGACTGACCGGGGCCGCGAACGTCTTCACGGTCTTCGCGGCGAGCGTCGTCGGGGTCCGACTGCTCCTCGGCGGGCTGCCGGACCGGATCGGGCCCGTCCGCACCGCACGGGGAGCCCTGGTCGTCCTCGCCGCAGGGCTGGTCGTCCTCGCGGTCGCACACGACTTCCCGACCGCGGCCGCCGGTGCCGTCCTGGTCGGTGCCGGGTACTCGCCGCTGTTCCCGACGCTCACGATCCTGAGCACCCGGACGCTCGACGACCGCACCCGGGCCACCGGCGTCGGCGTCTTCTCGGCCGTCACCAGCGCGGGCTACGCCGTCGGCTCACTCGTGGGCGGGGTCCTGGTGTCGGCGGTCGGTTCCGGGTGGGCGCTCGTCGTCCTCGCCGCCCTGCAGCTCGCCGCGGTGCCCGCACTCGGCAGGCACGACGGCGGCGGCACCGGTCGCGACCTCAGAGCGCGATGA